The DNA segment aacggggcggaGACAAATAGGCACCTTGGGTCACCAAATATTCAAAGCTTGAGCTAATCAATTATTattatatgatgatgatgactaattGGCATCACCTTTGAAACGCGGGGTGGTGActaatagtcacctagccagcttgagttaatcaggtatgctataatATCCTTATACCTTAAACCATACCATACAATATATATGAGGAGGGTGTGCGTTAAATTACATACGAACCGGTGTGTGAGCACAGGGCTCCCCCCACATGTGCTCATGCCTATGCATAACAGATGATGACCTGCAGCGCTGGCTAACGACGTGCTGAGGCACATAAGCTTTCTGTTTTAAATGAGGCCGTCAGGCTGTGATCAACACCGCCCTGCAGGATTACTGAAGCTCCATACTGAAAATCCAGCGTGGAGGTCAGTGGCGTCCAGATCATCCATCACGGAGTAAACAGTATACATCAGcatcactgcagggcaaaggcctctcccatacttgtccaactaccccggtcatgtgccaattgtggtcatgttgtccctgcaaacttcttaatctcatccgcccacctaactttccgccgccccctactacgcttcccttcccttggaatgcagtccgtaacacttaatgaccatcggttgtcttctctcctcattacatgtcctgcccatgccccccccccccccatttatttttcttgatttcaactaagatgtcattaactcgcgtttgttccctcacccaatctgctctcttcttatccccttaatgttacacccatcattcttctttctatagctcgttgcgtcgtccttaatttaagtggaacccttttcgttagcctccaggtttctgccccgtaggtgagtactggtaatatacagctgttatacacttttctctttagggaaaatggcaaccttctgttcatgatctgagaatgcctgccaaacgcaccccagcccattgttattctgattatttcagtctcatgatccggatccgcggtcactacctgccctaagtagatgtattattcccttaccacttccagtgcctcgcttaaTGCCGAAAAACACGAGGCGAAACCACATTAACCACTGCAGATTCACATGGCAATTGCCTGACAGCTACATATACTAAACGTGGTGCATAAGAAATTCCTTCATCTCAGCGCCCGTTTTCCGGAGCCGCTTAGTATTTACGAATGAAAGTGTCGACACAAACTATACGTGGACGACTGTGTGGGTGTGCCCTGTATTTGTGTTGTCTGCGCCAGAGATTATAGTACACTTGATTGGGCATCTCACTGTTTCCGTAGACGTAGCCGAAGCAGACGTTCCAGTTCTTGTAGTCCGTCCCCAAAAACCGCACTGCTACTTTCTGGTTGTCTGAAACAAGGACAGTTGCATATTTATATTAACATGGTGCCAGGAAAGTGAGTGTCTCACAAACCGCACCTCTGGAGGTGCTAGCCTCAGGCGTGCGTTAGAGAGGCAAAGAGCTCGTTTAAGTAATGTTTGAATGAACATAGAAGAACTTAtctctgggctagttggtagttcTTCTTAGTACGTTGCTTGAGAGCGCAAAAGAACACACTCATATGTACGCACTCACTCATACACACAAAcacttgtttgtgtgtgtgtggtggtaGAGGGGTGTCCTTTCTTGgggtgttcgtgtgtgtgtgtgtgtgtgtgtgtgtgtgtgtgtgtgtgtgtgtttgtgtgtgtgtgtgtgtgtgtgcgtgtgtgtgtgtgtgagagagagacagacagacagacagacaaagaacttcactaatggtcctgaggaacagcGTTAGGTTACCtcccttgagagagagagagagagagagagagagagagagagagagagatagagagagagagagagatttagtGGCACAAAGGGGGGAGAGGTCGGCCTCAGTGacgtgcctctagcctgctactccatgcTGGAGAAGTTCGGGGGAACGACAGAGATAgaatgtgaagaggaaggaaggtGGTGGTATGGCGAATATGATGCTGATGAGGGTTCCACAACATACTGTTTCTGTGCAACACGTACGAGTAcaccacagcacagcacagcTCATCTTCGCGGGAAGAGGTAGAAGTTACTGCAGCGCAGCAAGAGACTGTCTATTGCTTTCATAATCTGTGCCGCTGTTAGCGCAACTGGCGTATTTAAACgagacagtagcagctgcagggcgtcgAATATTCgtcgcagcatggctttgatgaCGGACTCAGATGGCGATATCTGcagtgcactgtccttgctcgcgctgacagcCTATAGGCCCGTGTGCGCGTCGGCAAGCGGGGCCATACATTAGATTCCGGGCGTTCGCGGCTCGCTTGAAGCAACGGTTCGGAAAGATCTATCGATGCCGATTCAACTACGTTCTACTGGACCTGCGGAACTGGAGACAGGGAGCTCTCGTTTGGACCTACAGCTTGTCCACGTCGACGACGAGATCGTCTCCTCCGTtgttgcactgacgctgccgcctctttgtgggacatacttgtcttgctcatttgCTTCAGtattttttgtcatttttctgtttaggacaatccttggaattggcctcgtggggtccatcgcaattcgagcatttcatttcttttactgTACATGAAGATACGTCATGGATGCCGGCACAGCAGAGGCGTGCCGTCTGGCCTGTGCACACAGCGCTGACATGGCCTAGCTTTAAGCACTTGTGACATATTGCAGTGGTCGGGGCACATAAGGACGCACGCGGTCTCTCACGTAGCCCACCTTGACGTGACCAGGTAGCGTGCCTCCCTCGAAAAGAAGCGTGACGCTCGTCGAGCCACCGAAGCAACGTACCGATAcaatcaacacacacacacacaattttatccagcggccgtgcacACACATAAAGGAAGAGCAGAAAAATCACGATTCGATCACAAAGCACGccgtgggggggaggggggtgcgatTTCCGGATTAGGTTTGCAACCAcatggggttcattaacgtgcgcccaatgcacggtacacgggcgtttctttttctgtcttttcttttttttcgttttttttttttcatttcggccacatcgaaatgcggccgcggcctAACGCCCAAGCCACTACGTCACCATGGCGGTACAGAGAAGAATAAAAGACATCGCTCTTCTGCATCATGCCGTTCTCCACTTTTAGCACGTGTGAGTGTATTCTTATGGAAATAAAAGAACTgtgttgaattgaattgaactgcAAAACTGAAGCGCCATGCGACGCCAGGCGAGTGTGGCGAATGACGTCAAAAAAGAACAGATGTGATGTTCGTGCTCGATCCACACAGAGCCTTCACCGCCCGATTCGTATGCCGATCCCCCCAGgttgggttgcgccatttcactaaggAACACGAATCAAAACAAGAACATCTCTCTATACGGTTCAAAGCAGCCGCCTGCATAGGCTTTACCAAACTCTTACCTTGATCCGCGAAAAAGAACTGAGCTGGGTGGTCGGAATCCTCTAGTACGCGAAACGTATTCTTCATCATCTCATTCCTGCGAACAGTATACATATATAACAAAGGTTAACGCGCAGCCCGTCTGttacaaacttaaaaaaaaaagagaaagaaaaccagCCGATACCAAGCAAGCAGTGTCACCTTGACCTTGATTAATCACAAGTACGCTCAGCAGCGCACTAACAAGCTTGTTATCggctttttttcttctatgttcATTAGTACATCTGAATATGCCACTGTGAACCAGATCTGGCAGGTCGCGAGTGTGCGATGTAATCGGAGGGTTTGAAGAAGTACCGAGTGAAAACGGCTCGCGTCCATTGTGTATATATCCAAGAAATAAGATATGTAGGGCGTACTGGGCATGCGTATATATGATCCGAAATCTTTTGTTCGCGTGGCCAGGCAGCGTCGGTTAACGCGTTGAATACACCATTTCCAGGATTCCCTATTCTGCAGAACGTTGTGCTTAACAGAATAAACTGAATAAACGCACGGCGCCAGCGCTGTGTCTGCGCGTTTATGTGCCCTCCCGATGTCCTCGTCTCTCTTTAGCTAAACATTTTGACTACGCGCGACTTCGCCATACGCGGCTTGTCTTTATTAATTCCGGAACGATTTGCTCTAACTGTTGGTTCCAGTCGGGGTGTTCGTTTGTGAGCCTAACCCGAGTTCTTTTCGTCGCACCATCTTGGGATGAGAAATTTCGCGTGCAGAAGGGCGAGTGCTCTCGGAGGCCATATTGCGACATCATTTTTCGGGTTaagagtgtcttttttttttaaagtgccaCGGATATTTTCGAGCCATATCTGGACACAAAAGCACCGACATATATCGCAGTAAATTCggcatttgaaaaaaaagaaactgtaagaaaaaaaaaatgaccggtCTTATTCACAGGCAGTTTTAGGCAGAAATTTAAAGGGATTTTTTACCCTCGCTGACAGCGCTATAGACGTACAGCACGCAGTGTGTATGTTCATTTAATACTTGAACCTGCTCATGCGCTTTGAGCAGGTTCAAGCAGGTATATATAGCAGaagcaggtatatatatatatatatctgtgtgtgtgtgtgtgtgtgttttcgcggaatcatgcttcACATCCATGGGTGTGGGTTTCGCAATGTAAGATGTTTGCGCTTTAAATGCGTGAATATCCTAACTGTTGTGATCATTGTTAGCCTCAGAACGGTGTGTACTCACGACTTGCTCCGGTAGGTGAGTTGCACCTCGTAAACCATGCCATCCTTGTGCTTTACCTCGTACATGGTGCAGGTCCCCGAGTTGTTGTAGAGAGTGCCGGTCCTTTCGACACTGTACCAAACGCCCGCCGCCTTTACACGTGAGAGCAGAAAACAGGGGTCAGCCGCATAGGTGCTTGGTCACATGACTGCTAGTGATAAGCAACGAACAGTCGACCCCAAATGTTTACAAACCACCGGACCTCGGCaaagcgttctttcttttttttttctcgggcaGCCTGTGTAGCCAGTAAAACAGCGCATAACAATGTTAGCATGTTAGCATGTTCGCATATACTATATTAGGGGCTGGGAATGcgaataccaggctgcgttgtgaggctgcgtagatattcgttttttttttcttatcccgtggtccgtaaaacTTGGTGGTCGACAGTACAGCTGTGAGTTGtctctgtaacttttttttttaatttggagtCTTAGACGGGTGTACACGCAATGCACCGACGGTCTTTAACGGCGTTGCAAACGCGGAGCCCTGTTATGTACAGCACCGTCAACGGGGAGACATTGCGATGGCGTGCAAGAGTCCGATAGCCTGCGAGTCATATATGCACCAATCTATTCAAACGCGACCAGCGGAGTGCGTGGTTTTTCCCGCAGCCTAGCCAAAAGCAAAGGGCACGGATGTGTATCACCCACACAGTTTCCTATGACAATCACTACAGAGGGAACGCTGGCGCCGGTGTCTATGGGAGCCGCAACCATGGCGGCTTACCACGAAGATCGGACAAATCAGTCTATTAACCATCACTCCTTGTGTAGCTGAATGACCGTATCGTCAgagctgaatgaatgaatgtttgatgtttagtGGCCCAAGGCCCTACTCATAGGTAGATGCTCTTTCGGTATCTACTCATAGGTAGATACCGAAAGAGCACGTATCGAGTAAAAATTGTAAAATATAATTAATTGGCCGACTATTTAGTCTAAttggaaaatttattcaaagcCATTATTTAGCGCTCCGGGAGTATGTGGCCATTCCATTTCAACTCCATACCGGAATCTCGGGCTTTCATTCCGTTCACGTTTCATCTTCCAGGCTTGTTCCATCATTTCATTACCATTCCATACCGCGTGTTTGCATATGTGGAACGATTCCGGAATCATTCCAACTCCGGAGTTGGCGTTCCGCAACTCTGGTATACGCATATATATCCTTAACCGTCAACTCTGTAATATTGTAGGCCGTAAAAAATGTACACAAAGCACGAATCCATAAACATTGAGAGCTAAGCCTCCACATTTAGTCTCTTTTGCACAAGTAATTTAAGTGCTTTTAACTTCTCACTGAGAGGCGTATAATAATTATCGGGCACTGAGAGCACGCAGCCTCTTCTTTTTGTCTTCTTCTAATATCTTTATCTCACGTGGAGTTAACAGTGAACACATACACACATCATTCTATATATTCTTGCGAGCTTGTTCGCGCTCTATGTCCTTTTATTGCGTTTCCGAGTTTACTGTATATTTACGTCTGCTATAATTATAAACCCCTTGTCAATCGCACATATTCTCAAACTCTGTACTCTTTAAGTAGGCAAACCAGTAGAAATATTGCATtgatgttgcttttttttttcttccttaatttcctttttcgttgttttcAAACTTGATTCCAAGTCCAGACAAACGAATCCTTCCCACTTCAACCCCCACCCCGCCAtaagataaataaatgaataaataaaataagaacaaTGATAAAGCTATACAGGCGTAGCGGCCCCCATACTGTATAGCTAAATTTATAATGGCGGCGTACATTggcaacaaaaaaaatgtaagcgtCCAGCGGCACAGCTAGTGTTTCGCACGGGATTAGGTCGCTGTACACGAAAAACACACGAAAGATTAATTTGCCTTTGGCTGTGTTTCCATTTTTGGTTTCGTTTCTCTTTGCTGCACCAGACTCAGGCGAAGCCCATTAAGGGACCCGACACTGGAGCAACTTTGCACGAGGACATACACGCCAGTACAGGTTAACTTACTCGTACATGCTTCTGGCAAGGACATGCACTTCACACTTCTCCATCATCTAATCCTGATGGCCCGcgcctccccctttttttttttttcggtagttTGCGGCCATGTCACTGCTAGACAAGTGCGTAATGACGCGTTTCTCTCGACACGACGGGTGCCATGGTTACACCGACactgttgaaaaaagaaaagtaaactcGCGGGTGTGGAACAATGAAGTCACAAAGCACGCACTGTCGTTCTCTCTATATATGCCCTTTCAAATTGTTTATGTTGGTTAAAAAAGGGGTTGGGTGCACGGAGTTTCACGCCATGATTAATAACACGCGTACTTACTGCACATATTCGTAGCTCTCCGGCTGCGTTATAGCGGCGTTAAATTCCTGGCCAAAATTCTACTATATTGCAGCAAAGCCGTTACGACTACAAGTGCCGTAAATGCGGGCGGTCTTCTGAAGTATATACTTGAGTTACGCTGCTACAGTTCGGCAAAATTCGATAGACTGTCGAAGGGGCAACGTCCAAAATTCCTGGGAGTGAAGTGGGCAACGTTCCCTAGTGTTTTAACATCAGCGTCTTTTATTATCCTTTAGGAAAGGGCAAATATCGGAAAGAAATAGGGTTTGGCCCGATTCTCGTAAAACGTGTTCAGGGCGCAAAAATCGGTAGTTATCGGATTTTACCCGGAAACGAATTAATAGACCGTATAGTTATATGTAGCGCTACGTTGCAAGCCTGCGGATTACCGTCATCGGTCGCTATAGAGTCAAAAATAGGCGAGCAATGACATTCTTTACACTTTCCGAATATTTCAGTAGGCTACATGCAGGGAACCTGCTAAGTGCCAACGCGGAGGCACTGTGAAGGTGCGTCTTGTCTCTCAGAAGCGTTGTAACGGAATCCGCGCATACACAATTTTCAACTCTGAGAGCAGGGTAAAACCGAAAGACTGAAAGGTGGACACGTTGCTGTATGCTGATTTATAGGTTACTTGAGCAGCACGACACAACACTGACCAAATTTACTACGATAGCCGTGAACAGTACAAAAATTGGGGGGAGCTGATCAGCTGGCCCTAGCTCCCCCTCGCTCCCCAGCCATCCCCGCTGTTCCGGTAACGCGCTCTGTGATTGGACGATCGCACGTCGCAGATTCAGCGCGCTAGCTCTGACTATGCATACTGCATTGCAGGCTATGCCCGAGTTAAGTGATGCTCTGTATTCCTCCGCTATCTTGCCTTTGTtgcctttcttccttttccttgttttctttcgtttttttttttttgtagttgctGGAGTTTATTTCTGATCATTGGGACAGCCGGCGCTTCGGTAGCCGATTTTCTTACGGCCTCATCGTTTAATAAGCAACAACAACCGCCGGTCACCGCCGGTCAACAGCCGGCGTGGGTAAAACCTGCATGCCTCTGCGCCAGCGTGCAGCTGGGAGCTGGGCGCCCAAATATCCGCTGAGCTATCGCGCAACATCCACACTTATTGGCCGATTAGGCGGGGTTTTGAGCGCAACGCTGAGCCTGAGATTGGTGGCGTCTCATCGCGCATTTCGGGGTTGACAGCAGGTTATAGTGTGTAGCGTATTAAGACGATCGTTCTGCGCGCAGCAGAcagtcgtcatcgtcgtcgtcatcatcatcatcatcctggttacgcccactgcagagcaaaggcctctcccatacttctccaactaccccggtcatgtactaattgtggccatgtcgtccctgcaaacttattaatctcattcgcccacctaactttccgccgccccctgctacgcttcccttcccttggaatccagtccgtaaaccttaatggacatcggttatcttccctcttcattacatgtcctgcccatgtccatttctttttcttgatttcaattaagatgtcattaacgcgcgtttgttccctcacgcaatctgctctctttttatccccttaacgttgcactcatcattcttctttgcatagctcgttaggtcgtcctcaatttaagtagaacccttttcgtaagcctccaggtttctgccccgtacgcgagtactggtaagacacagctggttatacacttttctcttgaggaataatggcaacctgctattcatgatctgggaacgcctgccaaacgcaccccagcccattgttattctgattatttcagtctcatgatccggatccgcggcgCACTACCTGCctgaagtagatgtattcccttaccacgtgcagcggtggcgtagaagtAGGGtatccgcctcacgtgcaagaggaccgtggttcgaaccccggtgccgcgcaattttccaccggattaaaaaaaaatccgcgtgttgataaaattgcacaaaccgGTCTGGATTGCGGCCTGATGCCGgtaaccagaaccggtaatgcactccctcaccagagcaggattggccacctttgTGCAGctcttggccacaacctcctatatacgAATACAGCAGACAGTaaggtattctgaagaagatagCGGTGTCCTCGGTGTGTGAGTTCAGAGGCTGAAGAAGCGCCCGAAGCGCGCTTATTTTTCGTCTCCTCTCTGGCCTACAAGCTGACACGCGAAACTTTAGAAGCCAGGAGCAAATGACGGTAGCGGGCAGGAGAACACGATCGATTCTActaacagaaaaaagaagaaaaggttaTATCTGCGCAGAATCAGTCTATCAGCCTAGAAAAGGGAttacgacaataaaaaaaaaataaagaaagaacagcactgcTGTGGTTAGTATCTGCTATGCGTCAGAACCAATATTAAACGTTCTGTTGCTAGTCCATCGGTATGTCGCGCGTCTTCTTCCATTCTGTCGGTGTTTGCGGCTGCAAATCTTTCTTGCAGTGCGCATCCGACGAGCTCAGGCGAGCACTATTCTCGAGCCGTTTCTCTGCGACTTGCCGCGCTGCCCAAACAAGCTGTATTACACGGGCTTCCGCTTTACACGACGTGTACTCGGTGCGCTTTCGTGCATGCAGTACACTCACCTGCTCAGGGTCAAAATTTTCCATGAGGATCATCTTTTGCGCAAGGGCTCCGTTGAGAAGGACCCAAGCAGCCGTACCCAATAAGTATGCAACCGACCACATGATTGCCAGAGGATCTCGAACGGTGACAGCAGACCTCGACGTGTACAACAACGGTATCGCGAGGAGTTATCTATAGTGTGCCGATCGCTTCTTATATCGGCACTTCGCTTGTACGCACCCGTTCGCAGAAGCAAGCGAACG comes from the Dermacentor variabilis isolate Ectoservices chromosome 2, ASM5094787v1, whole genome shotgun sequence genome and includes:
- the LOC142571898 gene encoding uncharacterized protein LOC142571898: MWSVAYLLGTAAWVLLNGALAQKMILMENFDPEQAAGVWYSVERTGTLYNNSGTCTMYEVKHKDGMVYEVQLTYRSKSNEMMKNTFRVLEDSDHPAQFFFADQDNQKVAVRFLGTDYKNWNVCFGYVYGNTPVYGISSRTPTLDPKYLEEAKAIMKKNEVGSTEKCTPM